A genomic window from Elaeis guineensis isolate ETL-2024a chromosome 3, EG11, whole genome shotgun sequence includes:
- the LOC105041545 gene encoding alpha-1,3-arabinosyltransferase XAT3-like — MAKGPRRLVLGFLLLPLLCAAILRPNIAPLRLWKLQLSHWSNNLILIGRSGSANTEDVEFTRFLLRRLVRGKARRELSQDGISCISDPESDLCVTTDAVRISTATSSSPATVYLTAGQQLPPGFNSFVLRPYPRKTDSFAMQRTAPVHLVAAHSNSPPCDLTHPFPAILFSIGGFAGNFFHDVNDVLIPLFLTAGHLRSRAQLLVADFEPWWTQKYRRVLFHLSSAADLAVASSPSTPVEPKVHCFPAAVVGLKYHGNLLCNSSDAPGGVSTLDFRRFLHSALGLKEDRAAGVERPVLVLISRRTSRALLNEDGVVALAREVGFEVEVAAPTRMTSVGDFAGVVNGCGVLMGVHGAGLTNMVFLPAGAVVVQVVPWGLDWAAAAYYARPARRMGLRYIEYHTAVEESTLYDKYPKDHLVLVDPWSINRQGYNVSRPIYTDGQNLTLDLARFRETLLQALEMLPRPTRLC; from the exons ATGGCCAAGGGACCTCGAAGGCTGGTGCTGGGGTTCCTGCTACTGCCTCTGCTCTGTGCCGCCATCCTGCGTCCCAATATCGCGCCTCTTCGTCTCT GGAAGTTGCAGTTATCCCATTGGTCCAACAATCTCATATTGATCGGAAGAAGCGGCAGCGCAAATACTGAGGATGTGGAGTTCACACGGTTTCTTCTGCGGAGACTAGTACGAG GAAAAGCCCGAAGGGAGCTGAGCCAGGATGGCATATCCTGCATATCGGATCCCGAGTCCGACCTATGCGTCACTACAGACGCCGTCAGGATATCCACCGCCACCTCCTCCTCTCCAGCCACCGTCTACCTCACCGCCGGCCAGCAACTTCCCCCCGGCTTCAACTCTTTCGTCCTCCGTCCCTACCCCCGGAAGACCGACTCCTTCGCTATGCAGCGCACGGCCCCCGTCCACCTCGTCGCCGCCCACTCCAATTCCCCGCCCTGCGACCTCACCCACCCATTCCCTGCGATCCTCTTCTccatcggcggcttcgccggtaACTTCTTCCACGACGTCAACGACGTCCTCATCCCCCTCTTCCTCACCGCCGGCCACCTCCGTTCCCGGGCCCAACTCCTCGTCGCCGACTTCGAACCTTGGTGGACCCAGAAGTACCGCCGCGTCCTCTTCCACCTCTCCTCCGCTGCCGACCTCGCCGTCGCCTCCTCTCCCTCGACCCCCGTCGAGCCGAAAGTCCACTGCTTCCCGGCGGCCGTGGTGGGCCTCAAGTACCACGGCAACCTCCTCTGCAACTCCTCCGACGCCCCCGGCGGCGTCTCCACCCTCGACTTCCGGCGCTTCCTCCACAGCGCCCTCGGCCTAAAGGAAGATCGTGCGGCGGGGGTGGAGAGGCCGGTGCTGGTGCTCATCTCGCGGCGGACGTCGCGGGCGCTGCTGAACGAAGACGGGGTGGTGGCGCTGGCGAGGGAGGTGGGGTTCGAGGTTGAGGTGGCGGCGCCGACGAGGATGACGAGCGTGGGAGATTTCGCCGGGGTGGTGAACGGGTGCGGGGTGCTGATGGGGGTGCACGGGGCGGGCCTGACCAACATGGTGTTCCTGCCGGCAGGAGCGGTGGTGGTGCAGGTGGTGCCGTGGGGGCTGGACTGGGCGGCGGCGGCGTACTACGCGCGTCCGGCCAGGAGGATGGGGCTGCGCTACATTGAGTACCACACGGCGGTGGAGGAGAGTACGTTGTATGATAAATATCCCAAGGATCATCTGGTTCTCGTCGATCCATGGTCGATAAACCGGCAAGGGTACAATGTAAGCCGACCGATATATACTGATGGCCAGAACTTGACGCTGGACCTGGCGAGGTTCAGGGAGACGCTATTGCAAGCGTTGGAGATGCTCCCCCGGCCCACCCGTCTTTGCTGA